In Anaerolineae bacterium, a single genomic region encodes these proteins:
- a CDS encoding molybdopterin molybdotransferase MoeA, translating into MPTLLNVDETLRLILAEITTLPAEEVALSDSLGRILAIDISAATPLPPFANSSMDGFAVRAADTGAATPDHPVTLPVSLDIAAGDAPMATLPPGTAARIMTGAPLPPGADAVVPLEATDAHWAAGDSARPPETIRIHQPARPGDYIRPAGEDIQAGQIVLRAGAEIDPPAIGVLAALGWPRVPVIRQPRVTILSSGDELIGVEEPLAPGKVRDSNSYVLEALVRQHGGLPRRIPVARDTLADVRRRLQEALAWQPDLLISSAGVSVGAHDMVRTALDELGKIRLWRINLRPGKPLAYGRLADVPFFGLPGNPVSVQITFDVIVRPALLKMAGRPDVVPMAQAILEEDIAADGRLTYFRVRLRRGPDGQLYASSTGTQSSGAMLSMVLADGLLIIPAGVHSARAGEQFPVRLLRTPGWLPPA; encoded by the coding sequence ATGCCCACACTGTTGAATGTTGACGAAACCCTGCGCCTGATCCTGGCCGAGATCACCACCCTACCCGCTGAAGAAGTCGCCCTGAGCGACTCCCTGGGCCGCATCCTGGCGATTGATATCTCCGCTGCAACCCCGCTGCCTCCCTTTGCCAATAGCAGCATGGACGGCTTCGCCGTGCGTGCTGCAGATACCGGCGCAGCCACACCGGATCATCCGGTCACGCTGCCGGTCAGCCTGGACATCGCCGCCGGGGACGCGCCGATGGCAACGCTGCCGCCCGGAACCGCCGCCCGGATCATGACCGGCGCGCCGCTGCCTCCCGGCGCGGATGCTGTCGTGCCGCTGGAAGCCACGGATGCGCACTGGGCCGCCGGGGACTCTGCCAGGCCGCCAGAAACGATCCGCATTCATCAACCTGCCCGACCGGGCGACTACATCCGGCCAGCGGGAGAGGACATTCAGGCCGGGCAGATCGTGCTTCGCGCCGGTGCCGAAATCGATCCGCCGGCCATCGGCGTGCTGGCGGCGCTGGGCTGGCCACGGGTGCCGGTCATCCGCCAGCCGCGCGTGACTATCCTTTCCAGCGGGGATGAACTGATCGGCGTTGAAGAGCCGCTGGCGCCGGGCAAGGTGCGGGACAGCAACAGCTATGTGCTGGAGGCGCTGGTGCGCCAGCACGGCGGGCTTCCCCGGCGCATCCCGGTAGCGCGGGATACCCTGGCCGACGTGCGGAGACGTTTGCAGGAGGCGCTGGCCTGGCAGCCAGACCTGCTGATCAGCTCAGCCGGAGTTTCTGTTGGGGCGCATGACATGGTGCGCACCGCCCTGGACGAACTGGGTAAGATCCGGCTGTGGCGGATTAACCTGCGCCCCGGCAAGCCGCTGGCCTACGGACGGCTGGCGGACGTGCCGTTTTTTGGCCTGCCGGGCAACCCGGTCAGCGTGCAGATCACCTTCGACGTGATCGTGCGGCCGGCATTGCTCAAGATGGCCGGACGGCCCGACGTGGTGCCGATGGCGCAAGCGATTCTGGAGGAAGACATCGCCGCTGACGGGCGGCTGACCTACTTTCGCGTCCGGCTCAGGCGCGGCCCCGATGGACAGCTTTACGCCTCCTCCACCGGGACGCAGAGTTCCGGCGCCATGCTCTCGATGGTGCTGGCCGACGGCCTGCTGATCATCCCGGCAGGGGTTCACAGCGCCCGCGCCGGGGAACAGTTCCCCGTCCGTCTGCTACGAACGCCTGGCTGGTTGCCGCCTGCCTAG
- a CDS encoding 2-oxoacid:ferredoxin oxidoreductase subunit beta, translating to MGVVRTTNAIGLTKADYGGRKSTLCPGCGHNSISNQIITAAYELGINPHTVVKMSGIGCSSKSPAYFLSRSHGFNGLHGRMPSAATGAVLANRHLTTIGVSGDGDTGSIGLGQFKHMVRRNLPIVYIVENNGVYGLTKGQFSATADLGQTIKKIGTNDLPPIDICLEALAADATFVARSFSGSVKEVVELLKAALHHNGTAVLDIISPCVTFNNSPDSTKSFSYGKEHANPLHDITFIPLADEIILDDYEEAESNGKKPREVQLHDGTWIRLRPLAMDYDPTDKMAAMRVLEEAHLRQELLTGLIYYDNSRPTMIDSLQMVDTPLAHLSEAQMRPSREALEQVMASL from the coding sequence ATGGGCGTTGTGCGGACGACTAACGCGATTGGCCTGACCAAAGCCGATTACGGCGGGCGCAAGTCTACCCTGTGCCCCGGCTGCGGTCATAATTCCATCTCCAACCAGATCATCACAGCGGCGTATGAGCTGGGCATCAACCCGCATACCGTAGTCAAGATGAGTGGCATCGGGTGCTCCAGCAAAAGCCCGGCTTACTTCCTCTCCCGTTCGCATGGTTTCAATGGCCTGCATGGGCGCATGCCCTCCGCGGCAACCGGCGCGGTGCTGGCTAACCGCCACCTGACGACGATCGGCGTCAGCGGTGACGGCGACACAGGCAGCATTGGCCTGGGCCAGTTCAAGCACATGGTGCGGCGCAACCTGCCGATTGTCTACATTGTGGAGAACAACGGCGTCTATGGGCTGACTAAAGGCCAGTTCTCAGCGACGGCTGATCTGGGCCAGACGATCAAGAAGATCGGCACGAATGACCTGCCACCGATTGACATCTGTCTGGAGGCACTGGCGGCGGATGCGACGTTTGTGGCCCGTTCATTTTCTGGCTCGGTCAAAGAAGTGGTTGAGTTGCTCAAGGCGGCGCTGCATCACAATGGCACTGCCGTGCTGGATATCATCAGTCCGTGCGTGACGTTCAACAATAGCCCGGATTCGACCAAGAGCTTTTCCTACGGCAAGGAACACGCCAACCCGCTGCACGACATCACCTTCATCCCCCTGGCGGATGAGATCATCCTTGACGACTACGAGGAAGCGGAGAGCAACGGCAAGAAGCCGCGGGAGGTCCAGCTCCATGACGGAACATGGATCCGCCTGCGTCCGCTGGCGATGGACTATGATCCGACCGACAAGATGGCGGCCATGCGGGTTCTGGAAGAGGCACACCTGCGGCAGGAACTGCTGACCGGCCTGATCTACTATGACAATAGCCGGCCCACCATGATCGATAGCCTGCAGATGGTCGATACACCGCTGGCCCACCTGAGCGAGGCTCAGATGCGCCCCAGCCGGGAAGCGCTGGAGCAGGTGATGGCCAGCCTGTAA
- a CDS encoding 2-oxoacid:acceptor oxidoreductase subunit alpha, with product MSLLESKTAEQQAQGHPIVNDFSIVAATVNGSGSQTANSVILRALFKMGIPVSGKNLFPSNIKGLPTWYWIRVSKDGYLGRQEHPAVLVAMNMATVAEDIAGVMPGGVVFYPDDWRIEFGRDDLVFYPMPVKSLLKDIEVAPRLRDYIENMVYVGAVAAVLGIPLEHIREAVSFFLGGKEKAIKLNMDVVEATYRHFREHMPKRDLYSVEPMDKTDGLILIDGNTAGALGAVFGGVSVVAWYPITPSTSLIDAVRDYLALLRRDPETGKATYAIVQAEDELSAIGIVLGAGWAGARSMTATSGPGISLMAEYAGLGYSAELPGVIWDVQRVGPSTGLPTRTSQADLMFVYFLSHGDTRHVVLLPGNMEECFEFGWRAFDLTEYLQTPVFVLSDLDLGMNIWMSRKFDYPDEPINRGKVLTKEDLDRIQSFARYKDVDQDGIGYRTLPGTDHPMAAYFTRGTGHDEYANYSERPEDYFENARRLLRKHNTARKMVPKPVIEHHGCREAIVCYGSVEPAIIEARDILRDRYGREYDYMRIRALPLSQEVFDFVAAHDRLYVVENNMEGQLRQIMMIEMPEHAARMVSVAHLDGLPLTANFVVEGVLEQEGK from the coding sequence ATGAGCTTGCTTGAGTCGAAAACTGCTGAGCAACAAGCCCAGGGACACCCGATTGTCAACGATTTCTCAATCGTCGCGGCGACGGTCAACGGGTCCGGTAGCCAGACCGCCAACAGTGTGATCCTGCGCGCCCTGTTCAAGATGGGCATCCCGGTTAGCGGCAAAAACCTGTTTCCCTCGAACATCAAAGGATTGCCCACCTGGTACTGGATCCGGGTCAGCAAAGATGGCTATCTGGGCCGGCAGGAACATCCGGCGGTGCTGGTGGCTATGAACATGGCGACCGTGGCAGAAGATATCGCCGGGGTGATGCCGGGCGGGGTGGTCTTTTACCCGGACGACTGGCGGATCGAATTTGGCCGGGACGATCTTGTGTTTTACCCGATGCCGGTCAAGAGCCTGCTCAAGGACATCGAGGTGGCGCCGCGCCTGCGAGATTACATCGAGAACATGGTCTATGTCGGCGCGGTGGCGGCTGTCCTGGGCATCCCGCTGGAGCACATCCGTGAGGCGGTCAGCTTCTTCCTGGGCGGCAAGGAAAAAGCGATCAAGCTCAATATGGATGTGGTAGAGGCGACTTACCGCCATTTCCGCGAGCACATGCCCAAGCGCGATCTGTACAGCGTCGAGCCGATGGACAAAACGGATGGCCTGATCCTGATCGATGGCAACACGGCAGGGGCGCTGGGGGCAGTCTTTGGCGGCGTGAGTGTGGTGGCCTGGTACCCCATCACGCCTTCGACCAGCCTGATCGATGCCGTTCGTGATTACCTGGCATTGCTGCGCCGCGATCCGGAGACCGGAAAAGCGACCTACGCGATTGTCCAGGCGGAAGATGAGCTATCTGCCATCGGGATTGTCCTGGGTGCGGGCTGGGCCGGGGCGCGTTCGATGACGGCTACCTCTGGCCCTGGTATCTCGCTCATGGCGGAGTACGCTGGGCTGGGCTATTCCGCTGAATTGCCGGGCGTGATCTGGGATGTGCAGCGCGTGGGGCCAAGCACCGGCCTGCCTACCCGCACTTCCCAGGCGGATCTGATGTTTGTTTACTTTCTGAGCCATGGCGACACGCGGCATGTGGTGCTCCTGCCGGGCAACATGGAAGAGTGTTTCGAGTTCGGCTGGCGCGCCTTTGACCTGACCGAGTACCTTCAAACGCCGGTGTTTGTGCTTTCCGATCTCGATCTGGGCATGAACATCTGGATGAGCCGCAAGTTCGACTATCCGGATGAGCCGATCAACCGGGGCAAGGTGCTGACGAAAGAAGACCTGGATCGGATTCAATCCTTTGCCCGCTACAAAGACGTTGACCAGGACGGCATCGGCTACCGGACGCTGCCCGGCACTGACCACCCGATGGCCGCTTACTTCACCCGTGGTACCGGCCATGACGAATACGCCAACTACAGCGAGCGTCCTGAGGATTACTTCGAAAATGCCCGGCGGTTGCTGCGCAAGCACAACACCGCCCGTAAGATGGTCCCCAAGCCGGTGATTGAGCATCACGGTTGCCGGGAGGCGATCGTATGTTACGGATCGGTGGAACCGGCGATTATCGAAGCGCGGGACATTCTGCGCGACCGCTATGGCCGCGAGTACGATTACATGCGGATTCGCGCCCTGCCGCTATCGCAGGAGGTCTTTGATTTTGTGGCTGCTCATGACCGTCTCTATGTGGTTGAGAACAACATGGAAGGTCAGCTCCGGCAGATCATGATGATTGAGATGCCAGAACATGCCGCTCGCATGGTATCGGTAGCTCACCTGGATGGGCTGCCGCTGACGGCTAATTTTGTGGTTGAGGGTGTGCTGGAACAGGAGGGTAAGTAA
- a CDS encoding cation-translocating P-type ATPase, producing the protein MTEYYRKSIHDTLVELGVEAAVGLTEAQVRERQAQYGLNTLPAEGGLPWWKLLLSQFTDIMVLVLIGAAVVSAVLGDIKDVFIILAIVVLNALLGFYQEYRAEQALAALSAMQVPHVRVRRGGHVHPVSATELVPGDIVLIEAGDSIPADGRLIEAVNLQIEESAMTGESVPVDKDTAVIADQATLGERHNMVFMGTAVAYGRGEFVVTGTGLRTELGNIATLLQGVQKGKTPLQERLEGLGKILAGAAGVLVVIVFVAGVLRGNPVQEMLLTAISLAVAAIPEGLPAVITISLSLGASRMVRRNALIRRLPAVETLGSVTTICSDKTGTLTRNEMTTTLVALPGHDDVTVSGVGYQPVGEFFVDGKRLHAMNDDALARFLKAAALCTDAYVEQEGENGHWTVVGDTTEGALLVAARKAGWSREQLQEDLPRVAEIPFSSERKAMTTIHEPRGRFATALFNHAPAVAFVKGAPDRLVDWATHETMPEGPIPLTEERRSVWLAKIDEMAAQGLRVLGVAYRPLPQVPNGEDLKPEVIERELFLLGLAGIMDPPRSEAARAVKVAHEAGIRTIMITGDHKLTAEAIARQLGILQEGQYAVSGSEVQAMSDEELRATVKQTSAFARVAPEHKLRVVNALQWHGEVVAMTGDGVNDAPALKQADIGVAMGITGTEVSKSAADMVLTDDNFASIVAAVEEGRTIYDNIRKFIRYLLSTNVGEIITMFVGLMIGLKSPLLAIQILWINLVTDGLPAIALGFEPAEADTMKRPPRHPKESIFARGVGLHVIWVGLFLGVITLAGYIWAQQSLGLSPLSSTLGLEKLTANQLGQIIGGENVPELWDSWSVAERAEELTRTESGDAHGAAGSDIISLALAMPRTMAFSILALSQIFEVSAIRAGDTSFFKVWYRRNRLLFGAVVLTFVLQLLVIYDPFLQAAFDTVALTGEQLLVTLILASLVLFAVEIEKFIRRRKHRSVA; encoded by the coding sequence ATGACAGAATATTACCGAAAGTCAATTCATGACACGCTGGTCGAACTGGGAGTAGAGGCGGCTGTCGGGTTGACCGAGGCCCAGGTCAGGGAACGACAGGCACAGTATGGCCTGAATACATTGCCTGCGGAGGGCGGCCTGCCCTGGTGGAAGCTGCTGCTCTCCCAGTTCACCGACATCATGGTGCTGGTCCTGATCGGGGCGGCGGTCGTCTCGGCGGTGCTCGGAGACATCAAAGATGTCTTCATTATCCTGGCGATTGTGGTTCTGAATGCGTTGCTGGGCTTTTATCAGGAATACCGGGCGGAACAGGCGCTGGCGGCGCTCAGCGCGATGCAGGTGCCGCACGTGCGGGTGCGCCGCGGTGGTCATGTGCACCCGGTCAGCGCGACTGAACTGGTCCCCGGTGATATCGTCCTGATCGAGGCCGGGGATAGCATCCCGGCGGACGGGCGCCTGATCGAGGCGGTCAACCTGCAGATCGAGGAGTCGGCGATGACCGGCGAATCGGTGCCGGTTGACAAGGACACAGCGGTCATTGCTGACCAGGCAACGCTGGGCGAACGCCATAACATGGTCTTTATGGGAACCGCGGTGGCCTATGGCCGCGGCGAGTTTGTGGTCACCGGTACGGGTCTCAGGACGGAACTGGGCAACATCGCGACCCTGCTCCAGGGCGTCCAGAAGGGCAAGACTCCGCTGCAGGAACGGCTGGAAGGGCTGGGCAAAATCCTGGCGGGGGCGGCCGGTGTGTTGGTGGTGATCGTCTTTGTGGCCGGCGTGCTACGCGGCAATCCGGTTCAGGAGATGTTGCTAACGGCGATCAGCCTGGCGGTGGCTGCCATTCCTGAAGGGTTGCCAGCGGTCATCACGATCAGCCTCTCGCTGGGGGCCAGCCGCATGGTTAGGCGCAATGCCCTTATCCGCCGCCTGCCCGCGGTGGAAACGCTTGGCTCGGTGACCACGATTTGCTCCGACAAAACTGGCACCCTGACCCGCAACGAGATGACAACCACGCTGGTGGCCCTGCCCGGCCATGATGATGTGACTGTTAGCGGGGTGGGATACCAGCCAGTGGGTGAGTTCTTTGTGGATGGCAAGCGGTTGCATGCCATGAACGATGACGCGCTGGCCCGCTTCCTGAAGGCTGCCGCTCTGTGCACGGATGCCTACGTGGAGCAGGAGGGTGAAAACGGCCACTGGACGGTCGTGGGCGATACGACCGAAGGAGCGTTGCTGGTGGCCGCCCGCAAGGCGGGTTGGAGCCGCGAGCAACTCCAGGAAGATCTACCGCGTGTGGCGGAGATTCCCTTCAGCAGTGAGCGCAAGGCGATGACCACCATCCATGAGCCGCGCGGACGTTTTGCCACGGCGCTCTTCAACCATGCGCCTGCTGTGGCTTTCGTCAAGGGTGCGCCGGATCGCCTGGTGGACTGGGCGACGCATGAGACCATGCCGGAAGGGCCGATTCCGTTGACCGAGGAACGGCGGAGCGTCTGGCTGGCCAAGATCGATGAGATGGCGGCACAGGGGCTGCGCGTGCTGGGGGTAGCCTATCGCCCGCTTCCGCAGGTTCCGAACGGGGAGGACCTCAAGCCGGAGGTTATTGAACGGGAGTTGTTTCTGCTGGGTCTGGCCGGGATCATGGATCCGCCGCGCAGTGAGGCAGCCCGCGCAGTTAAGGTTGCCCACGAGGCCGGCATCCGCACGATCATGATCACGGGCGATCACAAGCTCACTGCGGAAGCGATTGCCCGCCAGCTGGGCATCCTCCAGGAAGGCCAGTATGCGGTGAGCGGCTCAGAAGTGCAGGCCATGAGCGACGAGGAGTTACGGGCAACCGTCAAGCAAACCTCGGCCTTTGCTCGTGTTGCCCCGGAACACAAGCTGCGTGTGGTGAACGCCCTGCAGTGGCATGGCGAGGTTGTGGCAATGACGGGTGACGGCGTCAACGACGCCCCGGCGCTCAAACAGGCAGATATCGGTGTGGCGATGGGTATCACCGGGACAGAAGTCAGCAAGAGCGCAGCGGATATGGTGCTGACTGATGACAACTTCGCCAGCATTGTTGCGGCGGTGGAAGAAGGTCGCACCATCTACGACAACATCCGCAAGTTCATCCGCTATTTGCTGAGCACCAATGTGGGTGAAATCATCACAATGTTCGTCGGGCTGATGATTGGCCTGAAGTCACCGCTGCTGGCGATCCAGATCCTGTGGATCAACCTGGTGACCGATGGCCTGCCAGCGATTGCGCTGGGCTTTGAACCCGCCGAAGCAGATACGATGAAGCGCCCGCCGCGCCACCCGAAGGAGAGTATCTTCGCCAGGGGGGTGGGGTTGCATGTGATCTGGGTTGGGCTGTTTCTTGGCGTGATTACGCTGGCCGGTTACATATGGGCACAACAGTCCCTAGGGCTGTCCCCGCTAAGCTCCACGCTGGGTTTGGAGAAACTCACCGCCAACCAGCTTGGCCAGATCATCGGTGGGGAGAATGTGCCGGAGCTATGGGACAGCTGGTCAGTGGCTGAACGGGCTGAGGAATTGACCCGTACAGAGAGCGGTGACGCCCATGGGGCTGCCGGATCAGATATCATCAGCCTGGCGCTGGCCATGCCCCGCACCATGGCCTTCAGTATCCTGGCGCTATCCCAGATTTTTGAAGTCTCGGCGATTCGGGCCGGGGATACCTCCTTCTTCAAAGTCTGGTATCGCCGGAACCGGCTGCTCTTTGGAGCAGTGGTGCTCACCTTTGTCTTGCAGTTGTTAGTCATCTACGATCCATTCTTGCAAGCGGCCTTTGACACTGTTGCCTTGACTGGTGAGCAGCTTCTGGTGACTCTGATACTGGCCTCACTGGTGTTGTTCGCGGTTGAGATTGAGAAGTTTATCCGGCGGCGCAAACATCGTAGCGTGGCCTGA
- the fabL gene encoding enoyl-[acyl-carrier-protein] reductase FabL, with amino-acid sequence MHLKDKIALVTGGGRGIGKAIALRLAREGADVAINYFRNRAPAEETAREIKALGQRAAIIRANVGEIDELEALIRTANEELGGLDILVNNAASGYNRPIMEQRVKGWEWTMNINARAALFGAQLAAPIMAARGGGHIINISSFGGQRVLPEYVLVGASKAALEAITRYLAVELAPLGIVVNAVSAGVVQTDALQHFPQWREEFNQRIAEIVARTPAGRIVTAEDIAAVVAWLCSPDAFMIRGQVLLVDGGFTLGF; translated from the coding sequence ATGCACCTGAAGGATAAGATCGCGCTGGTGACCGGCGGTGGACGGGGGATCGGCAAAGCGATCGCCCTGCGGCTGGCCCGGGAAGGGGCGGATGTGGCGATCAACTACTTTCGCAATCGCGCCCCGGCGGAAGAAACGGCGCGAGAGATCAAAGCCCTGGGCCAGCGAGCCGCAATCATCAGGGCGAATGTAGGTGAGATCGACGAACTGGAGGCCCTGATCCGGACCGCCAATGAGGAACTGGGCGGGCTGGACATCCTGGTCAATAATGCGGCCAGCGGTTACAACCGCCCGATTATGGAGCAGCGGGTCAAGGGCTGGGAGTGGACGATGAACATCAATGCTCGCGCGGCGCTCTTCGGGGCGCAGCTGGCTGCCCCGATCATGGCTGCCCGCGGCGGTGGGCATATCATCAATATCTCCAGCTTTGGCGGCCAGCGCGTGCTGCCGGAGTACGTGCTGGTGGGGGCCAGTAAGGCAGCCCTGGAAGCGATCACCCGTTACCTGGCGGTGGAGCTTGCGCCGCTGGGAATCGTGGTCAATGCGGTTTCGGCGGGCGTGGTGCAGACCGACGCCCTGCAGCATTTTCCTCAGTGGCGGGAAGAGTTTAACCAGCGCATCGCCGAGATCGTCGCGCGCACTCCTGCCGGGCGCATCGTTACCGCAGAGGATATTGCCGCAGTGGTGGCCTGGCTGTGCTCACCGGATGCCTTCATGATCCGGGGGCAGGTGCTGCTGGTAGACGGCGGCTTTACGCTGGGGTTCTAG